A stretch of Myxococcus virescens DNA encodes these proteins:
- a CDS encoding TonB family protein, giving the protein MAAAKNNGLTLRITGPDGSTAEAVSEAESVIVGSGAQAAVKIQDPRVSNLHVMLKVDKDGSVTAIDLGSEGGTEVRGQRLVLPTALNPGDVLMVGGSRVEVLFGATQPERPHPAGARVAGPVFQGPVATPPPPPPRGMQLQTQTQTRADLPKLVPTPPPPMRQVSTALGNRVERVASPGVMPVEPPRQTPPGLQPRTTPSTARMPTPNAANTATPRRTVAPHLQEPLPPEAMPTPEARVLQVALLWGDTLLEVQHFKDGVPVTIGEAKQNFFNVFAPSVGKSHVLAVSKKDVLEVRAPAGSRAFVTNQGNVRTKDALRAAGALSGQAGDAAEQRFTLGLHDRVEVSLGTVSFVARYVKPSPVITAASLKDSDFTFFKITSICMLAGLAVVLAMVLTPRQELPQSADIFESQQRVAKFLITPEKRLEAKKLQLSAPEEGAKAKDEEGKFGKEDAKQQEAAPSKPGTPVVDKSKKEKDRQAVGKAGLLGAFKGMKGGASDVFGPGGFGTGINDALGGLKGGAAMGDAQGVGGVGSRGTGKGGGGTALGIGGLGTQGTGRGTGGSGGIDLGGRGKSITKVIPGKTTVVGGLDKDVIAKVIRRHQGEIKYCYESELNKDPSLAGKVAVAFVIDPTGAVSDASVAETTLNNAAAERCMLSRIRRWKFPEPKGGGVVSVTYPWLFSPAGTGG; this is encoded by the coding sequence ATGGCGGCGGCGAAGAACAACGGCTTGACGCTTCGGATCACCGGGCCGGATGGCTCCACGGCGGAAGCCGTGTCGGAGGCCGAGAGCGTCATTGTGGGGTCGGGCGCTCAGGCGGCAGTGAAGATTCAGGACCCGCGGGTCTCGAATCTCCATGTGATGCTGAAGGTGGACAAGGATGGCTCGGTCACAGCCATCGACCTGGGCAGTGAGGGTGGCACGGAGGTGCGGGGACAGCGGCTCGTCCTCCCCACGGCGCTCAACCCCGGGGACGTGTTGATGGTGGGCGGCAGCCGGGTGGAGGTGCTCTTCGGAGCGACCCAGCCCGAGCGTCCACATCCCGCGGGGGCGCGCGTGGCGGGGCCGGTGTTCCAGGGGCCGGTGGCCACGCCACCGCCGCCGCCGCCGCGTGGCATGCAGCTGCAGACGCAGACGCAGACGCGCGCGGACCTGCCGAAACTGGTTCCCACGCCGCCGCCGCCCATGCGCCAGGTGTCCACGGCGCTGGGCAACCGCGTGGAGCGAGTGGCCTCTCCCGGTGTGATGCCGGTCGAGCCGCCCCGGCAGACGCCTCCGGGGCTCCAGCCTCGCACGACGCCCTCCACGGCGCGGATGCCCACGCCGAATGCGGCGAACACGGCCACGCCGCGGCGGACGGTGGCGCCGCACCTCCAGGAGCCGCTGCCTCCCGAGGCCATGCCCACGCCCGAGGCGCGCGTCCTCCAGGTCGCGCTGCTGTGGGGCGACACCCTGCTGGAGGTCCAGCACTTCAAGGACGGCGTGCCCGTCACCATCGGCGAGGCGAAGCAGAACTTCTTCAACGTCTTCGCGCCGTCAGTGGGCAAGAGCCACGTGCTGGCCGTCAGCAAGAAGGATGTGCTGGAGGTGCGCGCTCCCGCGGGCTCGCGCGCCTTCGTCACCAACCAGGGCAACGTGCGCACCAAGGACGCGCTGCGGGCCGCGGGCGCGCTCTCCGGCCAGGCCGGTGACGCCGCCGAGCAGCGCTTCACCCTGGGCCTGCACGACCGGGTGGAGGTGTCGCTGGGCACGGTGTCCTTCGTCGCGCGCTACGTGAAGCCGTCTCCGGTCATCACCGCCGCGTCGCTGAAGGACTCCGATTTCACGTTCTTCAAGATCACCAGCATCTGCATGCTGGCGGGCCTGGCGGTGGTGTTGGCCATGGTGCTGACGCCGCGCCAGGAGCTGCCGCAGAGCGCGGACATCTTCGAGTCCCAGCAGCGCGTGGCGAAGTTCCTCATCACCCCGGAGAAGCGGCTGGAGGCGAAGAAGCTCCAGCTGTCCGCGCCGGAAGAGGGCGCCAAGGCGAAGGACGAGGAAGGTAAGTTCGGCAAGGAGGATGCGAAGCAGCAGGAAGCGGCGCCCTCCAAGCCCGGCACGCCCGTGGTGGACAAGAGCAAGAAGGAGAAGGACCGCCAGGCGGTGGGCAAGGCCGGCCTGCTGGGCGCCTTCAAGGGCATGAAGGGTGGGGCATCCGACGTGTTCGGTCCCGGCGGCTTCGGCACCGGCATCAACGACGCGCTGGGCGGCCTCAAGGGCGGCGCGGCCATGGGTGACGCGCAGGGCGTGGGCGGCGTGGGCTCGCGTGGCACGGGCAAGGGCGGTGGTGGCACCGCGCTGGGCATCGGTGGGCTCGGGACGCAGGGCACCGGCCGTGGCACGGGCGGGTCGGGCGGCATCGACCTGGGCGGCCGTGGCAAGTCCATCACCAAGGTCATCCCCGGCAAGACGACGGTGGTGGGCGGCCTGGACAAGGACGTCATCGCCAAGGTCATCCGGCGGCACCAGGGGGAGATCAAGTACTGCTACGAGTCGGAGCTGAACAAGGACCCGAGCCTCGCCGGCAAGGTGGCGGTGGCCTTCGTCATCGACCCCACGGGCGCGGTGTCCGACGCGAGTGTCGCCGAGACGACGCTGAACAACGCCGCGGCGGAGCGCTGCATGCTGTCGCGAATCCGCCGCTGGAAGTTCCCGGAGCCCAAGGGCGGCGGCGTGGTGTCGGTGACGTACCCCTGGCTCTTCTCGCCCGCGGGCACGGGAGGGTGA
- the cglE gene encoding adventurous gliding motility protein CglE — protein MKKSQLIAALALLSSPVLAATPPEGVAFEPRRGFFTETDIGVFFTVGGENVYSNAQTYLQLGVGYDLTEKMSLGAHFGLGSSAQNCFAGYLPGTETCALSDNFTMAFFNLSAAYHVRVMDRLFLTPKVVAGYTRLDPAPVDPDEGDPGRAVSAPNAGLGFGVEYATGMDHFSVGADLLARYIIGPNITSFAIFPKVKYTF, from the coding sequence GTGAAGAAGTCTCAGTTGATTGCCGCGCTCGCGCTGCTGTCGTCTCCGGTTCTCGCGGCCACACCGCCGGAAGGGGTGGCGTTCGAGCCGCGCCGTGGTTTCTTCACCGAGACGGACATCGGCGTGTTCTTCACCGTGGGCGGAGAGAACGTCTACTCCAACGCCCAGACGTACCTTCAGCTCGGGGTGGGGTACGACCTCACGGAGAAGATGTCGCTGGGGGCGCACTTCGGGCTCGGCTCGTCCGCGCAGAACTGCTTCGCGGGCTACCTGCCCGGCACGGAGACGTGCGCGCTGTCGGACAACTTCACCATGGCCTTCTTCAACCTGTCGGCGGCCTACCACGTGCGTGTCATGGACCGGCTGTTCCTCACGCCCAAGGTGGTTGCGGGCTACACGCGGCTGGATCCGGCGCCCGTGGACCCCGACGAGGGCGACCCGGGACGCGCCGTCAGCGCGCCCAACGCGGGCCTGGGCTTCGGCGTGGAGTACGCCACGGGCATGGACCACTTCTCCGTCGGCGCGGACCTGCTGGCCCGCTACATCATCGGGCCCAACATCACCTCCTTCGCCATCTTCCCGAAGGTGAAGTACACGTTCTGA